One Thioclava sp. ES.031 genomic window, CAGCACGCCTGCGAGACCCGCAAGGCCGGTGCCGAAGCCGAAGGTCAGCATCACCATCAGCGGCACGTTGATCCCGAAGGCTTTCACCAGCTCGGGGTTCTCGGTGCCCGCGCGCAGCCGCGCGCCGATCCGGGTCCGCTCGATCACGAACCAGGTCACGAAACAGACCACGATCGAGAAGACGATCACGAAGAGGCGGTATTTCGGGAACATCATGAAGCCGAGATTGGTCACGCCCTTCATGCTCTCGGGCATCCCCGGATAGGGCGTGCCCGACGCGTTGAAGAAGTTGATGAACAGGCCCTGCAGCACCAGCGTGATCCCGAAGGTCAGCAGCAGCGAATAGATCGGGTCGAGCTTGTAGAGCCTGCGCAGCAGGAAGCGCTCGATCAGCATCCCGAAACAGGCCACCAGGATCGGCGCGAGGATCAGCGCCGGCCAGAAGCCGATATGCAGGTCCGCCATGCCGATCCACTGACCGACATAGGAATACAGGATCAGCGCGAGGAACGCGCCAAGCATATAGAGCGCGCCATGCGCGAAATTGACCACGTTCAAGAGGCCGAAGATAACCGCGAGCCCGAGGCTCAGCATCGCGTAGAACACGCCGTTGTTTAGGCCCAGCATCCCCTGGGCAAGAATAAGTCGGATCATCGGATCCATCGGGGTTGTCCTCCCTGTCGGGTCTCGGGCGCCTGAGCCCGGCCCGGTTTCTCGTTACACGCTCAGGTAATGGTTCAGCCGGTCCATCGAGGCTTCGACCTGATCGGCTTCGATCACGTCGATCACCTCGCCATGTTCGATGACGTAATGGCGGTCGGCGAGCGGGGCGGCGAAGCGGAAGTTCTGCTCCACCAGAACGATCGTATAGCCGCGCGATTTCAGGTCGCGGATCACGCGGCCCAGCGTTTTCACGATCACGGGCGCAAGACCCTCGGTGATCTCGTCGAGCAGCAGCAGCCGCGAGCCGGTGCGCAGGATGCGCGCGATGGCCAGCATCTGCTGTTCGCCGCCCGAAAGCCGCGTGCCCATCCGCTTGCGGACATTGGCGAGGTTCGGGAACATCTCGAAGAGTTCCTCCACCGACATGCCGCCCTCGCCCACATTCGGCGGAAGCATCAGGTTTTCCTCGACATTGAGCGAGGCGAAGATGCCACGCTCCTCGGGGCAATAGCCGATCCGCGCATCGGGCGAGATCTTGTGCGTGGGCTTGTTGAGATATTCCTCGCCATTGATCTTGATCGAGCCTTCGCGGCGATCGACCATGCCCATGATCGAGCGCAGCGTGGTCGACCGGCCCGCGCCGTTGCGGCCCAGAAGGGTGATCAGCTGCCCCTCGCCCAATTCGAGATTGATCCCGTGCAGCACGTGGCTTTCGCCATACCATGCATGCAGGTTCTCGATCTTGAGCATCGGTTTGGTCATCGTTTCGGTGCTCATGCGACCTCCTCCTGCTCGTCGGCGGAGACGCCCATATAGGCCTCCATGACAGCCGGGTTCTTCGACACTTCGGAATAGGGCCCTTCGGCCAGCACTTCGCCGCGCGCCAGCACGGTGATCGTGTCGGCCAGTTCGGCCACGACGCCGAGGTTATGCTCCACCATGACGATGGTGCGCCCCTCGCGGACACGGCCGATCAGCTCGGTCACGGCGCCCACGTCCTCGGTGCCCATGCCTTGGGTCGGCTCGTCGAGCAGCATGAGTTCCGGCTCCAGCCCCAGCGTCGTCGCGATCTCCAGCGCGCGTTTGCGCCCGTAGGGCAGTTCCACCGCCTTGAGATGGGCGAACTCCTTCAGCCCCACCTGATCGAGCGCCGCGATGGCTTTCGCGTCGAGATCGTGCAGCACCGATTTGGAGCGCCAGAACTGGTAGCTCACGCCCAGCGAGCGCTGCAGCGCGAGGCGCACGTTCTCCAGCGCCGTCAGGTGCGGGAACACGGCGGAAATCTGGAACGACCGCACGATGCCCATATTGGCGATCTCTGCGGGTTTGCGATTGGTGATATCGCGGTCGTTGAAGAGGATCTTGCCCGATGTGGGCGTGATGAATTTCGTCAGCAGGTTGAACATCGTCGTCTTACCCGCGCCGTTCGGGCCGATGATCGCGTGGATCGCGCCGCGCTTGATGCGCAGGTTCACGTCATTGACGGCCACGAAGCCGCCGAAACTCTTGGTCAGGTTCTTGGCCTCGAGAATGATATCGTCGCTCATGGTCTCGCTTTCGGACTGATACGCAGGCGCAGGGCGGTCGCAATGCCGCCCTGCGCCAAGGGTTTGTTCAGATCACTTGTTGACCAGCTTGCAGCCGCCCGCTTCGAGCGAGGCATAGGCCTCTTTGCCCGGAATGGTGCGCGCAACATCGGCCACGTCCCACGGATCTTCGCCGCCGTCCTTCACCTTGAGCAGATACATGTCATGCTCGAGCAGGCCGTCGGGACGGATCGTGCCGCCCTTGGCGAAGAAGTCGTCGATCTTCATCTTGCCAAGCTGCTCACGCACCTTGTCGGCGTCGTCGGTGCCAGCCGCCTTGATCGCCTCGAGATAGGCCATGGTCAGCGAGTAGTCGGCCGCGTGCACGAAGGTCGGCGCTTCGCCGCCCGAGAACTTCTCGTACTCCGCTTTCCACTTCCGGCTCTCGTCATCCATGTTCCAGTACCAACCGCTCGTGAACTGGAGGCCCTTGGCGACGTCGGTGCCGAGCGACTTCACGTCCGAGATCAGCACGAGCATACCAGCGAGCTGCTGGCCGCCTGCGACGATGCCGAATTCATGCGCCTGCTTGATGGCGTTGACGGTGTCCTGACCCGCATTCGCGAGACCGATCACCTTCGCGCCCGAGCTTTGCGCCTGCAGCAGGTAGGAGGAGAAGTCGGTGGTTGCCAGCGGCACGTCCGAGCTGCCCACGACCGAGCCGCCCAGATCTTCCACGACCGAGGACGTGTTGTCCTGCAGCGCGTGACCGAAGGCGTAGTCGGCGGTGATGAAGTACCAGCTGTCGCCGCCATTCTTCACGACGGCCGTTGCGGTGCCGACCGGCAGCGCGTGGGTGTCGTAGCCGTAGTGGATACCGTATTTCGAGCAGTTCTCGCCGGTCAGGGCCGCGGTGGCAGCGCCGGTGGCGAAGGTGATGGTCTTCTTCTCGGAGGCGAGCTGCTGCACGGCAAGCGCCACGGCCGAGTTGGTCAGGTCGGCGATCATGTCGACATGTTCCTGGTCGATCCACTCGCGAGCGGTGGCCGAACCGACATCCGCCTTGTTCTGGTGGTCAGCCGAGATCACTTCGATCGGCTTGCCGAGAACTTCGCCGCCGAAGTCGCGCACGGCCATCTTGACCGCGTCGACAGCGCCCTTGCCCGAGAAACCGGTCGAATAGACGCCGGACATATCGCCCAGCACACCGATTTTCACGGAGCCGTTCGAGATCGCGTCCTGCGCCATCGCGCCGCCTGCGGCCAAGCTCAGCGCTGCGGCGCTCACACCTGCGTAAATAGCTGATTTCATCAACATTCCTCCCATTGGTTGATAGATTTGGCTCCCCGGCGCGCGGCGCCATGAGAGCACACCGACGGGACGCCTGTTCGGTCCCTGCCGGAATAAGATCTTGTGTTTCTCCTCGTGCGGCCGTCCCTGCTCCTCAACGCGGCCGCCAGTGAATTCAGCGTGGAAACGGACGGACATTCAAGTGCTTGCGCCGCCGCGGTTCCCGTTGGCTGGATAAACTACCCGTCAGTGCACGCACCTTAGGCAGAAACCAGCCATGTGCAAAAGGCTAGGTGGGAAAATGCACGCGACCATGCCACGTATTGCCAAACGCATGTGCGAAAATGCCCATATCTCCCGTTTTTCCGACGCGAGAGCGCAAAAAGGACCGTCAATGAGCTTCGATTGGGACGATCTTCGATTCTTTCTCTCGGTGGCCCGGGCCGGTCGCCTGACCGTCGCCGCCCGCGCGATGGGCACCGATCATGCCACGGTATCACGCCGGGTCAAATCTCTGGAGACCCAGCTTGGCGCGCAATTGTTCGAGCGCAGCCCGCGCGGCTATGCGCTCTCGGAACATGGCGAGCGGCTTCTGGCGAAGGCCGAGCAGATCGAGAATGTCGCAGCCCGCGTGCAGGACGAATTGTCGGGCACGCTCTATGCGCTGTCCGGCACGGTGCGGATCGGCGCGCCCGATGCGTTCGGGGCGTTCTTCCTCGCGCCGCGTCTGGCGGAATTCATCAAGGCCAATCCCGAACTGGAGGCGCAGCTGGTCGCCACGCCGCGCCTCTTCTCGTTGTCCAAGCGCGAGGCCGATATCGCGATCACCCTGTCGCGGCCCGAAAAGGGGCGGCTCGTGTCACGCAAGCTGACCGAATACACGCTGCATTTCTACGCCTCCCCCGATTATCTCGCGCGCAATCCGGGGATCAGCCGCAAGGAGGATCTGCTGAAGCACCCGCTGGTCGGCTATATCCCCGAGCTGATCTACACGCCGGAACTCGACTACCTCTCGGTCACGCTGGGCGATCACACGCCGCGCCTGTCCTCGACCAACCTCTTCGCGCATAAGCATGTCGCCGAGGCCGGACGCGGGATCGCGGTGCTGCCCGATTTCCTCGCCCGCCATTCGACCAAGCTGGTCCCGATCCTGCCCGACGAGATCGAGATCCGCCGCACCTTCTGGCTGGTGACCCATGAAGACCTGCACGAGATCGCCCGCGTCCGTGCCGCAATGCGCTTCATCGCCGAGGAGGTCGCGAAGAACCGCGCAGAGTTCCTGCCACAGGTTACCGCACCCTCCGATTGAACGGGGCCGATTGACGCCACTGATTGAGTCTGGCCGCTTGAGCGACGCTCATGATCTTGGCGCGGATTATTCCGATGCGCAGAGGTGGCCCAGCCCCCTGCCCGGCTGCTATCACCTGCCCCACAGTCACCGTCACGTCGCTCAGCCGCGACGGAATGTCGAAAATCCACCGCGCCCGGCGTCGCATTCGGGCAATTCTGTCACCACGAGGAGAGATTCGCATGGCACAGATCACCTTGGTCTATTGGCGCGACATCCCGGCCCAGATCATTGCGGGCAAGGGACGGCGTGGCGTCAAGAAACCGCTGCCCGAACGGTTCGAGCAGGCGATCGACCGCGCGGCCATGAAGATCGGCGCCCGCGACAGCGACGCCTATCTGGCCGAGTGGCGCAAGGTGGCTTCGGGTGAAGAGCCCGGCGACGATGCCGAGGCGGCCGAGGCCGTGCTGGCG contains:
- a CDS encoding branched-chain amino acid ABC transporter permease; protein product: MIRLILAQGMLGLNNGVFYAMLSLGLAVIFGLLNVVNFAHGALYMLGAFLALILYSYVGQWIGMADLHIGFWPALILAPILVACFGMLIERFLLRRLYKLDPIYSLLLTFGITLVLQGLFINFFNASGTPYPGMPESMKGVTNLGFMMFPKYRLFVIVFSIVVCFVTWFVIERTRIGARLRAGTENPELVKAFGINVPLMVMLTFGFGTGLAGLAGVLAAPIYSVSPLMGANLIIVIFAVVVIGGMGSIAGAVITGFSLGLIEGVTKVFYAPAANTVIFLLMVIVLLVRPSGLFGRQG
- a CDS encoding ABC transporter ATP-binding protein, yielding MTKPMLKIENLHAWYGESHVLHGINLELGEGQLITLLGRNGAGRSTTLRSIMGMVDRREGSIKINGEEYLNKPTHKISPDARIGYCPEERGIFASLNVEENLMLPPNVGEGGMSVEELFEMFPNLANVRKRMGTRLSGGEQQMLAIARILRTGSRLLLLDEITEGLAPVIVKTLGRVIRDLKSRGYTIVLVEQNFRFAAPLADRHYVIEHGEVIDVIEADQVEASMDRLNHYLSV
- a CDS encoding ABC transporter ATP-binding protein: MSDDIILEAKNLTKSFGGFVAVNDVNLRIKRGAIHAIIGPNGAGKTTMFNLLTKFITPTSGKILFNDRDITNRKPAEIANMGIVRSFQISAVFPHLTALENVRLALQRSLGVSYQFWRSKSVLHDLDAKAIAALDQVGLKEFAHLKAVELPYGRKRALEIATTLGLEPELMLLDEPTQGMGTEDVGAVTELIGRVREGRTIVMVEHNLGVVAELADTITVLARGEVLAEGPYSEVSKNPAVMEAYMGVSADEQEEVA
- a CDS encoding ABC transporter substrate-binding protein, with the protein product MKSAIYAGVSAAALSLAAGGAMAQDAISNGSVKIGVLGDMSGVYSTGFSGKGAVDAVKMAVRDFGGEVLGKPIEVISADHQNKADVGSATAREWIDQEHVDMIADLTNSAVALAVQQLASEKKTITFATGAATAALTGENCSKYGIHYGYDTHALPVGTATAVVKNGGDSWYFITADYAFGHALQDNTSSVVEDLGGSVVGSSDVPLATTDFSSYLLQAQSSGAKVIGLANAGQDTVNAIKQAHEFGIVAGGQQLAGMLVLISDVKSLGTDVAKGLQFTSGWYWNMDDESRKWKAEYEKFSGGEAPTFVHAADYSLTMAYLEAIKAAGTDDADKVREQLGKMKIDDFFAKGGTIRPDGLLEHDMYLLKVKDGGEDPWDVADVARTIPGKEAYASLEAGGCKLVNK
- a CDS encoding LysR family transcriptional regulator, whose translation is MSFDWDDLRFFLSVARAGRLTVAARAMGTDHATVSRRVKSLETQLGAQLFERSPRGYALSEHGERLLAKAEQIENVAARVQDELSGTLYALSGTVRIGAPDAFGAFFLAPRLAEFIKANPELEAQLVATPRLFSLSKREADIAITLSRPEKGRLVSRKLTEYTLHFYASPDYLARNPGISRKEDLLKHPLVGYIPELIYTPELDYLSVTLGDHTPRLSSTNLFAHKHVAEAGRGIAVLPDFLARHSTKLVPILPDEIEIRRTFWLVTHEDLHEIARVRAAMRFIAEEVAKNRAEFLPQVTAPSD
- a CDS encoding virulence factor; this encodes MAQITLVYWRDIPAQIIAGKGRRGVKKPLPERFEQAIDRAAMKIGARDSDAYLAEWRKVASGEEPGDDAEAAEAVLARILSDYDDARLRALIANDGWNTQPDA